The stretch of DNA cactgaggctaaatatctaatagaaagtgatcaagtagaatatcaacatgtgggcATTTGATCCATAGAACTCACAtgtacacatttcattccgacatttccggagacccaccattgtgctactgacaaaacttctggttaacttcaaaacaagagccttatttacaaaaacatcaaaaaactaatggaagacaacaagagatacttttgttttgaaaaggggatgtttgtcCCAAtacagtatacatctgggtatttctcacatactcaatcatttcatactatctaatgtgaacacactaaatactcattttgatgtcaaacttagtatgagtagtacataaGTATGACATTTCTGTGGTGTAGGCctcaagatcatttgctcaaaaaaaaaattaaataaataaaatgtcaaaagttgaaattgccgcacaaaagtttgttttcatcttcgCTGTAAACACTCCAGTTcactgcattgcattgtgggatgtggaggcCTGTAGATGGACGCATTTGGAAGtgttgtttttacttctttcttactgtgatttcttgggttttcccccaaaaaactctgccaaagtgattcaccaacacatttctggtgttttcactgaaagttgtgacaaaacaatggtggatatTGATTTTAGGGTTTACACGGAAATATCAGAATCCGGCTGAAATTGAATATCTCGCAGAGTAAGGAGAGAAATcacgaggaaaaaaaaaaatattgtctcaagcaactttaaaaacaaaacaaatcatgtCAGTGTTTGGTGCTTTAACTCAACCTTCTCTTTGGACACTTTGAGAACAAACTGACCTTTTCGTCACTAGATGGCGATCTTTCATCTCGGCTCTCtcaaaccaaacatgtggacagGACCTCACCATTGCTCTCTGAACGACTCCCATCAGACCTCCATGGATCTGACCAACCTaggaaaaaactaaacttacaAAACATAACATAACGTGCCCGCACATTAAAACCCTCGGCCTGACGTTTGAAAATTCCTCAAAATATTAACTGTcatgaaaaataatttacattgatTAATTTTGACCCAGCTAAGCACGTCAGTGAATTTATAGTTGGAAATGGTTCatccattacatttataatactcGTAGGGgaataaaacatcattaaatatgattatgtTTATGCATACGTAGTAGTTTCtgtgacaaaaacaaagataaaacatTTTGCCACTAATCAaaagccctgagtgaatgtcaccttacaTTAAGGTATCAATGCttcacctcctttccttctttaaattCAGTCCATGACAAAaaaatttttcaaaatcctcaaaaacgctgttttttcaccaaaaattgTCCGAATGGAAAAACTTCTTCATTACCTAGAATCCCCATattagtaccaatgttttgATGTGTGAATTGTTGCTGGGTTATGAATTCAGATTTACACCTACATGAAATATCAGAGTTCAAAAATAGAGacgttattttaaaaatgttcttttttggccaaaaataatagtttttttcaaaatcctcaaaaatgcAGTTTCTTCGCCAAAAATCGACAGACcggaatttgtttttttcattacctGGAATCCCTCCattagtaccaatgttttggtgtgagaaTGGTTGATGGGTATTACATTAAAAGACACAGACAAACGGACGGACGAATAAATATATGACGAACTGATAACAATATCCTTCAGCCGAGGGTAAAAAACCACATTCAAAGCTCATAGGTTAGTTCATGCATTTATCAAAGTCAAGTTTTTGCATCCTACCATGGCATAGCAGGCGTCATTGCAGAGAATGACGATGTCGATGGGCGTGGTGTGGTTGGCCACACATATTCCTCCCTTTCTGGGTTTGTTTTCCCTGTAGGAATCGTGATGCAAACACGCGATGAGGtttctgcttgtttttaaagGACAGACTCATGTTGGCTTCTCACCTGTTGTGGTAGCGAATGGCAGCAGAAAGTCCTCGAGCACAGATTCTGTAGCACATGACGTGCGCCCATTCACTCAGCCAGGATTTTACCCTTTAAAATGGTAAACAGAGCACACTCAGGAGGGAtggccatttaaaaaaataaatcacaagaaACAAATATTTAAGGACATTTTGTACTTGCCTCCCGTTAGGAAGAAGTCCAACAGCAGACGTTCCGATGACCAACCAGCTCAGACCAATGATAGCCAGAGTTATTCTGGAAAGAGAAACAGAATCCTGATGAGCGTTCAACCATAACACAAACACATGTGAACTATCTTTAGTGACATATGTCTTTGATCGGTTCttcttaaatttaatgtaataacaCGTAAAACGAGCAGGACAAAGGTTGAAATTTAATGAAACCTGATTCATCAGGTGTTTCCAGTCATATTTCATCTCAAGAAAACAAGCCTGAGattaaacatattaaaaatgcAACTATGTGATGGAAAAAAACTAGGGTTGcgatttaataataattgtgttaGCAAAAAATAACTTATCcgtagctttttttttgtaaaagcaAACAGTAAAATAAGTAGTCATGGACAATGGTATTGGCACCCCTGCAATTTTTCCAGAAATTACACCATTTCTCCCAGAAAAAAttgccattttttaaattttgtgtaaaattatgtgaattttggcttttttcttctgcttttttgtgttttttcaatgtacATAAAGGACATAAACAcatgtacacaaaaaaaacatctgtaatTGCAACTTAATCTTCTTAATATACATTATATTTCTGTCTGAATGTTTCAACTCGTACCCTTTAAAAATGTCCAAGCgtgtttcagatttattttttttgctatttaaatgtgtgagctttatttttttttttacaataaacaccccatttaatttaattacatcATTTTGAATCaaacattgcattgtttttcaaAGGAAAGATCTAGACAGAATGGAGGAACAGAAAGGAACTCTACGgtgtgttttaattaaataaatacatgtaaaattaagggaaaaaaatagaaaacagaaaaggaaatcaaaaccaaacatttaatattaacCACCCAATTGAGTTGTACTACGGGACAATTACCTGAGTGGGGCGAGGATGCAGTATCTGATAAAGATGCCGAGGCCGTAGACCAGTGTCAGCTTCAGACTTATGTACTGGAAGTGGTTGTTAGTGCGGGTCAGTAAGTTCCAGGACACGAGCTCCTCTGAGCTGAATCGCTGAGTCACCTGAGGTTAAAGTAAACATAAATTAGAGAAGCACAGCTTTAagcacaaaatatatatatttttaaatgaacaaaccTCGTCATCCACAATACTCTCAATGCCTCGTCGAGTGAAATAGAAACAATCACTGAGAGTGAAATCTCCTCCCAGCAGCTTGGGTCGACTGCGTCTCAGTTCCTCCAATTCTTTCTCCATAGAGCCATGTTCCCTTTGGATGAGAcctaaccacacacacacacacacacacacatatatacagtatatatatacacacacacactgtcacagGATCGTGGCTCAACTGATAGGAAAGGTAGTTTTAGTTGAAAATcagcacaaaataaatataaaacaagagCACGAAACCTTCGCcaagttatctggatcatttgatcctgatcatggtatcgtgatcattcacactttaaaggctagGAAGATATTTAcatccccattaataataataaacatacagTAAGTCCAAATGTATGTGCACCAACAATTGCGATAAAATAAAATCCTAACTGAATGAAACTTGGTGGGTTTCTATTTGAGTAACCAACcctacccatccatccattttctgacccgcttgctcctgttttcagggtcacagggacAACCCGACATgcctgagtcaaatttcatgaacATCGGTCAATGACGACCTaagatatgaattttatttAGAACTTTCACACATGTTGAAAGAtagaaattttttaaaaactgatccagaatcaatattTGACAACAAATCGAATCACTTGTTTCTTATCCAATTTGGAATTTTCCTTCAAATTTAGTCAAAATCTGTTCATTAGATTTTTAGTTAGATCATAGGAGACACAAACCTTCAAAGAGTTTAAATGAACCAGATTAAGGACGTCCAAGCCAGTAAGGTCAACATCATCattaaaaaccatttaaaaagcAATCATTCTGATAGTTGGAAAACAAAGATACGCAgatatactccaaaaaacacctTTTATATAACTTTATAGCGAATGACGAAGCTGTTTGGATTGCAGTCAGGACTAACACTGCCCTGTGTCTCACACAATAACCATAAAAGATTATCTGATAGCTCACAAATCAAAGTCCAAAAGCATGTAGTAACACACACTGTGTGCCAAGATTCAATCAAAACTGTCAAAGCAACATTTCTAGTGACTATAGGCATTTTAGAACTGAACCCTAACAATTCTGGGCTATTTTTATTAACATACAATGTagaaaaatgaaatgtgaaTGAGCTGCAGGGTGCAATAGAAACCTGTAAAGCTCCGTGATAGAGTTAAGCATCTACTCACTGTGTGATTGACTGAGATATGGAAGCTATACGTAGCCTTGTTAGCTATCGTAAAAGTTCTTAAACTACGGAGACAGAAAAGgatctttaatttaaaaaggtgtTTGCCTCCAAACAGGGCAGACACTATGAAAACTAcagctgcacacaaacacatcacaagTATGTCAGCGATTAGTTTAAAGGTTTGCAACATGCATGCCCAGACCTGCAATAAAGACATTGTGTAATACAACACTGAGGCTTTATCAGCTCCAATATTTCCCACCATACAGGATGAGATTTCTGTGAGTCAGTCACCATTAGAAGAAGAGCGTTTGAGAACTTCTTCCTCAGCGTGTGCCGTCTGTATCTTCAGGGTGGCCCACTGCACAGACGGAACAATCGATGAAaggaagaagaacaaaaaaaaaaaaaaaaagactttacgTAGCTGAGAAGTGTAAGAATCACCTCTAAAGTTTTCACCAAGATGTTCATGTAGGTCTCAGAGATGCCCAGAGAGAATCCAAACATGGCTGGGACCATGATGAGGCTGATAATCAGGTAAAGCCAAATCTCCAGAGCCCAGAGGGCCCCCGCCCAGAAATCCTCCATCTTCGCCTTATTCACAGGCAGTGCTGTTGGTAGGACGACAAACAAACATCATGTTTTCTCCATCAGAGCAGTACAGCGTAAAGCATGTGTTAAATCCAAAGCTAAATCAAAGGTTTTGTTTACAGTACATTTCCTGacattatgttttataaaaTTATTCCAGCAAAAACATGCCTCAATGTGCAATCACCACAAAGTTTAGTTCTAGATATTTCCATCactccaatttaaaaaaattaaactaaattattACCCTTTCCTATATTAAATGGAGACTAATAATTTATCTCTGCTCATAGTTACacaatttctgtcatttttaatcacaaaatgtttgacacaagtcttaaaaaaataaacacacaaacaaaaaatattttaacttcTCGAAAATAAATTTGTCAAATTAcgttaaaagttttaaaaatgttttttcatgaACACAAAAATCCAAACTTGacaataaaaatgttcaaattgcTCTTTAATCCCCCAAAAAGTAGTTTGTATGTGGCCCCCCGAAGTAAagtgagtttgacgcccctggttTAGAACATCCAATTCAAAGAGAAAGTGTaaagttattgtgtaaattaaaatttaattcatgtgaattaaattaaagtgaatgttatattttcttctaacaatgctgtaaagtgtctttgagtgtctcgaaaagtacttttaaataaaatgtattattattattatattattattatagtcccagcacctcaaaaaaaaaaaaaaaataaaataaataaaaactcagatTATTCCTTAAAAATTTtcccaacaaaaaaaagaaaagaataaaagtcAGGAAATAAGGGAAATTCAAGTCACTCGTTGCTTGGATTTCGTCACAAACTCTTGCACtgtaatgttgaaatgactgctTTACTTCACCTATAGTCACATAAGATCAAACACAACAcatttggcctctgaactaaaatgactttgacacccaAGACATAAATAAATCCATACTGAGTTCTGGTAGTTCAGTGAATGAAGCCAAATAACCAGCACACGTGCACGCTCCCAAAGTCAAACTATTTAAACCAAAGCACAAACTGCACAAACTACACAaagttccaaaaacacacacattagacCTTTAAAATGCTTTGAAATATTGTGCTTTCAATAATTACCTGCACCACTTCACTCCATGTCGTATCTAAACTAAAGCACAACTAACAAGACGAGCGCACCGACAGGACACGCCCATTTCCTAGTGGAACAAAGGTCATAGTGTGGAAGGTTACATCGCCCTCCTGTGGCCATAGAGGGAGATACAGTTCCCTGCTTCCACAAAGGCAGAGAaagagcactttttttttttggttcacataaagcaggggtctgcaacctgcggctctggagccacatgtggctctttgactcttttgcaatggctccttgtagcgttttaaaaaaatatggtattgatgattaatgacaataacttaaaataaaattatgataaaagaaTTGGTTACCCTAAAAatgaatcacattgtgcaataactgccaccatcctacttcacctcctgcaacatctacagatcatcaactttcctgcacctgtggctaaccttaagttttaaatccctgctaagataactaaaccaacaaaaacactattttggaagaaaatagagattttaattgtgtgggaaaagatttatttaatggCCAACATGTCGGCTTAATATGCATAATTCATGCTTGatttgttgcaagaaattagctattagcatgtgttgaccgaaaTGATCACTCACATgtcatcaaattcaagttatttttttgtagcccttcaactCCATTGactcataaaattattttatattattttaactgtatagaatcttaacactgtattgtctttattgagaatgttttttttttttttttttggctccaggaggactttaatccaggcgatattaggcaaaatggctcttttgagagtaaaggttgcagacccctgacatAAAGGAATAAAACTTTACAGAGATAGGAAACTTTTAccacaaaatgtgattgtctgatcatgtcagcatttagaataaagaccaatgtcagcattaatacaggaaataacaacttcaattcaactttatttataaagtacaaattacaacaaagtcatctcaatgcgcttaacaaaaaataaagttcatggtaagaaagaaaacaaaaataaatctccagcagaaccaggttcagaggtggcagccatagAGTTTACTCAcattttcttgtcgttttgtatatttattttttttttgctgctttgtatggttttgggagttattttgtgtaatttgttttggacatttttagtattttgagttattttgtgcatttttgtttttgtttggtgtatttgtcAGTGTAGTCATCTTGTACACTTATGGAGTCAGTTTGTTGTTGCatcatgtatatttttttttttgcaatttcttTGTGTGCATCTGTAGTCATTTTATGAGTTTTCAAGgcagttttgcatatttttttctaattttgtgtgttttttgagtcattttgtgtgttttgttgttagtGTCATGTCATGTTGTATGTTCTTagagtgtatttttgttgttgttttgcgtgttcaaacattttgagttatttttgtttacatttctagaCGTTTTGTGTGATCTTAgggtagttttgtgcattttctgtaatattgtgttttttcagtcattttttttgtgtaatactgcttttgttttgtgtatttttctgtcatttgaagCTTTTCTTgatgctttttgtgtgtttattttgttggttGCACGAAATGAAACTgagggcctcatgtggcccctaggcctccaaagattttttatatatatttttattatgtaatatatataacaaaatattaaacaaacagGGGACTGGGTTGTACACAAAGGCACACAAATAGATACAAggagaaataaacacaaaggtTAGGTATCACGTTACAGTTTTTGGCACAGGTGGTGTTCATTGTCTTTGTGGCAATCCCATTTTTTTCAGTATTCGTCTCCTTTATTCTTTTGAAGCCTCAATGTGaaagtcattttctccatgCTGTGGATCAAGTTTATGATGTTTATATAGAGTCTCaaggttgggggggggggggggtcctctGGAGCCAGCACTTAGTTATAGCTTTAATATTTGCTATTCTGAATATTTTCAGGAAGTAGGCATCTTTTCTACCAGGTCCTTCAAAAGTTAGTCAGCTTTATGCtgccaaaaattaaaaaaaaaaaaaaaaaaatgtttctacaTTTTATCTGGagcaaaaaaacaagcaaacaaacaacaaaaacaagactgaacaaacaaaaacttttttatttctgtgtgtAAAAGTTCAGTTTTCAACAATACGAGGAACAACACAGCTCAGTGACGTGATGGCATGGAGTTTGATTTATTTCTTGCCCtggggagtttgcatgttctcccatcccatttcaattttaataattattttctatATTATCCTCCTTCTTTACACAGTTCAAAAACAACAATGTAGGTTACATTTTCAAAGGCTG from Gouania willdenowi chromosome 9, fGouWil2.1, whole genome shotgun sequence encodes:
- the LOC114470019 gene encoding glycerol-3-phosphate acyltransferase 3-like isoform X1, which translates into the protein MEDFWAGALWALEIWLYLIISLIMVPAMFGFSLGISETYMNILVKTLEWATLKIQTAHAEEEVLKRSSSNGLIQREHGSMEKELEELRRSRPKLLGGDFTLSDCFYFTRRGIESIVDDEVTQRFSSEELVSWNLLTRTNNHFQYISLKLTLVYGLGIFIRYCILAPLRITLAIIGLSWLVIGTSAVGLLPNGRVKSWLSEWAHVMCYRICARGLSAAIRYHNRENKPRKGGICVANHTTPIDIVILCNDACYAMVGQIHGGLMGVVQRAMVRSCPHVWFERAEMKDRHLVTKRLTDHVNDKTKLPILIFPEGTCINNTSVMMFKKGSFEIGATIYPVAIKYDPKFGDAFWNSSKYSMISYLLRMMTSWALVCNVWYLPAMHQQAGEDAVQFANRVKSAIARQGGLVDLQWDGGLKRGKVKETFKEQQQKMYSSMVVGEDSSSSD
- the LOC114470019 gene encoding glycerol-3-phosphate acyltransferase 3-like isoform X2 → MEKELEELRRSRPKLLGGDFTLSDCFYFTRRGIESIVDDEVTQRFSSEELVSWNLLTRTNNHFQYISLKLTLVYGLGIFIRYCILAPLRITLAIIGLSWLVIGTSAVGLLPNGRVKSWLSEWAHVMCYRICARGLSAAIRYHNRENKPRKGGICVANHTTPIDIVILCNDACYAMVGQIHGGLMGVVQRAMVRSCPHVWFERAEMKDRHLVTKRLTDHVNDKTKLPILIFPEGTCINNTSVMMFKKGSFEIGATIYPVAIKYDPKFGDAFWNSSKYSMISYLLRMMTSWALVCNVWYLPAMHQQAGEDAVQFANRVKSAIARQGGLVDLQWDGGLKRGKVKETFKEQQQKMYSSMVVGEDSSSSD